Proteins encoded in a region of the Sterolibacterium denitrificans genome:
- the petA gene encoding ubiquinol-cytochrome c reductase iron-sulfur subunit codes for MGCEDNNVDCGRRRLIVTTAAVGGAAGVTAVVPFVASMLPSERAKAAGAPVEVDTSKLAPGQMMVVEWRGQPVWIVNRTKEMLDSLRQVDGEVSDPHSEKPMQPDYCRNDTRSIKPEILVAVGICTHLGCSPTEKFKTGDTAESGVADNWHGGFLCPCHGSTFDLAGRVFKSKPAPDNLVIPPHKYLSDNTIIIGIGQDGKEA; via the coding sequence ATGGGTTGTGAAGACAACAATGTTGATTGTGGCAGGCGACGACTGATCGTCACGACTGCTGCGGTCGGCGGCGCTGCGGGAGTGACTGCCGTCGTGCCGTTTGTGGCCAGCATGCTGCCGTCTGAGCGCGCCAAGGCGGCAGGCGCTCCGGTCGAGGTGGATACCAGCAAGCTTGCTCCTGGCCAGATGATGGTTGTCGAATGGCGCGGCCAGCCGGTGTGGATCGTCAATCGCACCAAAGAAATGCTTGATTCGTTGCGTCAGGTGGATGGTGAGGTCAGCGATCCGCATTCCGAAAAGCCGATGCAGCCGGATTACTGCAGGAACGATACGCGTTCGATCAAGCCGGAAATCCTCGTGGCTGTCGGCATCTGCACCCATCTGGGCTGCTCGCCGACCGAGAAATTCAAGACCGGCGACACTGCGGAATCCGGTGTCGCGGACAATTGGCATGGCGGTTTCCTTTGCCCTTGCCATGGTTCCACCTTCGATCTGGCCGGCCGTGTTTTCAAGAGCAAGCCCGCTCCGGACAACCTCGTCATTCCGCCGCACAAGTATCTGAGCGATAACACGATCATCATTGGCATCGGCCAGGATGGCAAGGAGGCCTGA
- a CDS encoding spermidine synthase, translating into MSALDHPIEISEKAGVRYLHFGSDWVQGAMRIRRPFALELAYTREMMAALLLRTEPAWPRRVLLIGLGAGSLAKFIYRNLPETCTTVVEIDERIVPIAQQYFSLPVDPQRLKLRIADGLEFIQQTRGRYDAIFVDGYNAAGRAGKLDSLEFHAACRSRLSERGLAISNLLGRSRGFHAAIERLRKAYAGRAMVFPSLDSGNAIAFAATGEPLTVTTEEMRERAHTLKSTTGLDLRSTISRLEQNQLLIGGSLVL; encoded by the coding sequence ATGTCCGCACTGGATCATCCGATCGAAATCAGCGAGAAAGCCGGCGTGCGCTACCTGCACTTCGGCTCCGACTGGGTGCAGGGCGCCATGCGCATCCGTCGGCCCTTCGCGCTCGAACTCGCCTATACGCGGGAAATGATGGCCGCCCTGCTGCTGCGCACGGAACCGGCATGGCCACGGCGCGTGCTGCTGATCGGCCTGGGCGCCGGCTCGCTGGCCAAGTTCATCTACCGCAACCTGCCCGAGACATGCACGACCGTCGTCGAAATCGACGAACGCATCGTGCCGATCGCCCAGCAGTATTTTTCCCTTCCGGTGGATCCGCAACGCCTGAAACTGCGGATTGCCGACGGCCTCGAATTCATCCAGCAGACGCGCGGGCGCTACGATGCCATCTTCGTCGATGGCTACAATGCCGCCGGACGCGCCGGCAAGCTCGACAGCCTGGAATTTCATGCCGCCTGCCGCTCCCGTCTCAGCGAACGCGGCCTGGCGATCAGCAATCTGCTTGGCCGCAGCCGGGGCTTTCACGCAGCGATCGAGCGCCTGCGCAAGGCTTACGCCGGACGTGCCATGGTCTTTCCCTCGCTGGACAGCGGGAATGCGATCGCCTTTGCCGCCACCGGCGAACCGCTCACCGTTACCACTGAAGAAATGCGTGAACGGGCGCACACGCTCAAATCGACGACGGGTCTGGATCTGCGATCGACGATCAGTCGTCTGGAGCAAAACCAGCTTCTGATCGGCGGCAGCCTGGTGCTTTGA
- a CDS encoding cytochrome c1, producing the protein MKKLIFILLFAPLLAFASDAGIHLDKAPDRSGNLPALQNGAKVFVNYCMGCHGASFMRYNRLQELGLSDEQIKNNLIFSEAKVGDLMSIAMRPAEGKLWFGATPPDLTLVARARASENGTGADWLYTYLRGFYRDETRPTGWNNVAFDNVGMPHALWELQGQQVMGEDHKLVLAVPGTLQPEEYDALVADLVGFLQYMSEPVARTRQNVGIGVLLGLAVLFVFAYLLKREYWKDVH; encoded by the coding sequence ATGAAAAAGCTCATTTTCATTCTGTTGTTTGCCCCGTTGCTGGCCTTTGCTTCCGATGCCGGCATCCATCTGGACAAGGCGCCGGATCGCTCAGGAAATCTGCCGGCCTTGCAAAACGGGGCCAAGGTCTTCGTCAATTACTGCATGGGCTGCCATGGCGCTTCGTTCATGCGTTACAACCGCCTGCAGGAATTGGGCTTGAGCGATGAACAGATCAAGAACAACCTGATCTTCTCCGAGGCCAAGGTCGGTGATCTGATGTCCATCGCCATGCGTCCGGCTGAAGGCAAGCTGTGGTTTGGGGCCACGCCGCCCGATTTGACCCTGGTGGCGCGTGCCCGGGCTTCTGAAAATGGCACCGGGGCCGACTGGCTGTATACCTATCTGCGGGGCTTCTATCGCGACGAGACGCGTCCAACCGGCTGGAACAACGTGGCTTTCGACAACGTCGGCATGCCGCATGCCCTGTGGGAGCTGCAGGGACAGCAGGTCATGGGCGAGGATCACAAGCTGGTGCTTGCCGTGCCCGGCACACTCCAGCCGGAGGAGTATGATGCCCTGGTGGCCGACCTGGTGGGTTTCCTCCAGTACATGAGTGAGCCCGTCGCTCGCACACGCCAGAATGTCGGTATCGGCGTGCTGCTTGGTCTGGCCGTGTTGTTCGTCTTTGCCTACTTGCTCAAGCGCGAGTACTGGAAAGACGTACATTAA
- a CDS encoding glutathione S-transferase N-terminal domain-containing protein, with amino-acid sequence MMNLYSGTTCPFSHRCRIVLYEKQMDFQVIDVDLFNKPEDIAVINPYNRVPVLVDRDLVLYESNIINEYIDERFPHPQLMPPDPIMRARARQLLFTMEHELFSHIDALEKNLKSAEKSRQHVRDRLTELASIFTKQKHMLGEEFSMLDVAIAPLLWRLDHYGIELGKAAAPLMKYAERIFSRQGFIDALTPSEKVMRR; translated from the coding sequence ATGATGAACCTGTACTCGGGCACCACGTGCCCGTTCAGCCATCGCTGCCGCATCGTCCTGTACGAGAAGCAGATGGATTTTCAGGTGATTGACGTTGACCTGTTCAACAAGCCGGAAGACATCGCGGTGATCAATCCTTATAACCGTGTTCCAGTTCTGGTCGATCGCGATCTCGTTCTTTACGAATCCAACATCATCAATGAGTACATTGATGAACGTTTTCCGCATCCCCAGTTGATGCCGCCTGATCCCATCATGCGAGCGCGTGCCCGTCAGCTGTTGTTCACGATGGAGCACGAACTGTTCAGTCACATCGATGCGCTGGAGAAGAACCTCAAGTCTGCCGAGAAGTCGCGTCAGCACGTACGCGATCGTCTGACCGAGCTGGCATCGATCTTCACCAAGCAGAAACACATGCTTGGCGAAGAGTTTTCGATGCTGGATGTGGCGATTGCTCCCTTGCTCTGGCGTCTCGATCATTACGGGATCGAGCTCGGCAAGGCCGCCGCGCCGCTGATGAAGTACGCGGAGCGTATTTTCAGCCGCCAGGGCTTCATCGATGCGCTGACGCCATCCGAAAAAGTGATGCGCCGCTGA
- a CDS encoding ClpXP protease specificity-enhancing factor, which translates to MSTEEQIPSLKPYLVRAIHEWCCENGYTPYLAVAVDTHTRVPREYVKDGQIVLNLGPEATHQLVMGNELITFSARFNGVAQGLSVPVDNVAAIYARENGQGMAFEPVVRESEPELVAETGIGDAIASEDAGASSAQPPAAGKSHLTRIK; encoded by the coding sequence ATGAGCACTGAAGAACAGATCCCGTCGCTCAAGCCCTATCTTGTGCGCGCCATCCATGAGTGGTGTTGCGAGAACGGCTATACGCCCTACCTTGCGGTTGCCGTCGACACGCATACCCGCGTGCCGCGCGAGTACGTCAAGGATGGGCAAATCGTTCTGAATCTCGGGCCTGAAGCCACTCATCAACTGGTGATGGGCAACGAATTGATCACTTTTTCTGCGCGCTTCAATGGCGTGGCGCAGGGCTTGTCGGTTCCCGTCGATAACGTCGCGGCAATTTATGCTCGCGAAAATGGCCAGGGCATGGCCTTTGAGCCCGTTGTGCGTGAAAGCGAGCCTGAACTCGTGGCTGAGACGGGTATCGGCGATGCCATTGCCAGCGAGGATGCCGGCGCGTCTTCTGCCCAGCCACCTGCCGCTGGCAAATCTCATCTGACGCGTATCAAGTAA
- a CDS encoding ATP-binding cassette domain-containing protein: MPLLTLDDACLAYGHVALLDHVSMQIDNGERIALIGRNGSGKSSLLRALAGTTALDDGRLWVQPGARLAYVPQEPAFDPERTIYETIAAGLGRVSQLLLAYHEAIHALAQDASPERLEQLEELQAQLEHADGWRIHTRVEQAITRFALDAEARIGTLSGGGIKRVALTQALAMEPDLLLLDEPTNHLDLDGILWLETLIRDFRGGVLVITHDRSFLDAIATRVLELDRGRLNSYPGSFAAYQERKTAELAAEAQQQARFDKFLAQEEVWIRKGVEARRTRNEGRVLRLEGLRRERAARRERLGNVELQLVRGEQSGKLVAELDGVSKGFGGRMVVRDFSCRILRGDKIGLIGPNGAGKTTLLKLILGELAPDAGRVRLGTRLEVAYFDQFRSALDEEATLAEVISPGSEYVEIGGQRKHVIGYLGEFLFAPERARSPVKSLSGGERNRLLLARLFARPANVLVLDEPTNDLDIETLELLESLLQDYAGTLFLVSHDRRFLDNVVTQSIVAEGDGVWREYAGGYEDWLAARARAERMRNESAAPAVATVAKGSPAAPVRRESGNKLSYRETQELAQLPDRITALEAEQSLIAQRLASGSIYRETPDEARALQARATLLEAELEQLMSRWEELESRTA; this comes from the coding sequence ATGCCCCTGCTGACCCTGGATGATGCCTGCCTGGCCTATGGTCATGTCGCCCTGCTCGATCACGTCTCGATGCAGATCGATAATGGCGAGCGGATTGCGCTGATCGGCCGCAACGGCAGCGGCAAATCCTCGCTGTTGCGGGCTTTGGCCGGTACGACGGCGCTCGACGATGGCCGGCTCTGGGTGCAGCCCGGCGCGCGGCTTGCCTATGTGCCGCAGGAGCCGGCGTTCGATCCCGAACGGACGATCTACGAAACCATTGCCGCCGGTTTGGGCAGGGTCAGCCAGTTGCTGCTGGCCTATCACGAGGCGATCCATGCGCTGGCGCAGGATGCCAGTCCGGAACGTCTCGAACAGCTCGAGGAACTGCAGGCGCAGCTCGAGCATGCCGATGGCTGGCGCATCCATACCCGGGTCGAGCAGGCGATCACGCGCTTTGCGCTCGATGCCGAGGCGCGTATCGGCACATTGTCCGGCGGCGGCATCAAGCGTGTCGCGCTGACCCAGGCGCTGGCCATGGAGCCGGATCTGCTGTTGCTCGATGAACCGACCAACCATCTCGATCTCGATGGCATCCTCTGGTTGGAAACCCTGATCCGTGATTTTCGCGGGGGCGTGCTGGTGATTACGCATGATCGCAGCTTCCTCGATGCGATCGCGACACGCGTGCTCGAGCTGGATCGCGGCAGGCTGAACAGCTATCCCGGTTCGTTTGCCGCCTATCAGGAGCGCAAAACCGCCGAATTGGCCGCCGAAGCCCAGCAGCAGGCCCGGTTCGACAAGTTCCTCGCCCAGGAAGAGGTCTGGATACGCAAGGGCGTCGAGGCCAGGCGTACGCGCAACGAAGGCCGGGTGCTGCGTCTGGAGGGATTGCGGCGCGAGCGGGCGGCACGGCGTGAGCGACTTGGCAATGTCGAATTGCAACTGGTGCGCGGCGAACAATCGGGCAAGCTGGTGGCCGAACTCGATGGCGTGAGCAAGGGTTTTGGCGGGCGCATGGTGGTGCGCGATTTTTCCTGCCGCATCCTGCGCGGCGACAAGATCGGCCTGATCGGCCCGAATGGTGCGGGTAAAACCACCCTGCTCAAGCTGATTCTCGGCGAACTGGCGCCGGATGCCGGCCGGGTGCGCTTGGGCACGCGGCTGGAAGTGGCCTACTTCGACCAGTTCCGCAGCGCCCTGGATGAGGAAGCCACGCTGGCGGAGGTGATCAGTCCGGGCTCGGAGTACGTCGAGATCGGCGGTCAGCGCAAGCATGTGATCGGTTATCTGGGCGAATTCCTGTTCGCTCCCGAGCGCGCCCGCTCGCCGGTCAAGTCGCTGTCCGGTGGCGAGCGCAACCGTCTGCTGCTGGCGCGCCTGTTTGCCCGGCCGGCGAACGTGCTGGTACTCGATGAGCCGACCAATGACCTGGATATCGAAACCCTGGAGCTGCTCGAATCACTGTTGCAGGACTATGCCGGCACCCTGTTCCTGGTCAGCCACGATCGGCGTTTTCTCGACAACGTGGTGACCCAGAGCATCGTTGCCGAAGGCGATGGCGTTTGGCGCGAGTATGCCGGTGGTTACGAGGACTGGCTGGCGGCACGGGCAAGAGCGGAGCGAATGCGCAACGAATCCGCCGCGCCGGCTGTCGCGACCGTGGCCAAGGGAAGCCCGGCTGCGCCTGTGCGCCGTGAGTCCGGCAACAAGCTCAGTTATCGTGAAACCCAGGAGCTTGCGCAACTGCCCGATCGCATCACTGCGCTGGAGGCGGAGCAGTCGCTGATTGCGCAGCGCCTGGCAAGCGGGAGCATCTATCGGGAGACGCCGGATGAGGCCCGGGCCTTGCAGGCGCGGGCGACACTGCTCGAGGCGGAGCTTGAACAACTGATGTCGCGCTGGGAGGAACTGGAGAGCCGGACCGCCTGA
- a CDS encoding cytochrome b translates to MSGKLTQLLGWVDQRFPLMSMYRDHMSEYYAPKNFNFWYFFGSLALLVLVNQVVTGIFLTMHYKPDAALNAAGVPVAFASVEYIMRDVPWGWLIRYMHSTGASAFFIVVYLHMFRGLIYGSHRAPRELVWIIGMLIFLCLMAEAFFGYLLPWGQMSFWGAQVIVNLFSAIPVIGPDFSVWLRGDFVVGDATLNRFFAFHVILVPLILLALVVAHLIALHEVGSNNPDGVEIKKKKNDKGIPLDGIPFHPYYTVKDIVGVVVFLMVFALVIFFAPEGGGYFLEYNNFFPADPLKTPPHIAPVWYFTPFYSLLRAVTYPLFGIDAKFWGVVAMGGGVAIFILLPWLDRSPAKSIRYRGPIFKTLLTIFIVAFFILGFLGTKPPQYEFFGVIPGAPIAQILSAYYFLFFLTMPIWSRIDKCKPEPERVTGK, encoded by the coding sequence ATGAGCGGCAAACTGACACAATTGCTGGGCTGGGTCGATCAGCGCTTCCCGCTGATGTCGATGTATCGCGACCACATGTCCGAGTATTACGCGCCGAAGAATTTCAATTTCTGGTATTTCTTTGGCTCGCTGGCGTTGCTGGTGTTGGTGAATCAGGTGGTTACCGGCATTTTCCTGACCATGCACTACAAGCCGGATGCGGCGCTGAATGCGGCCGGCGTGCCGGTGGCATTCGCCAGCGTTGAATACATCATGCGCGATGTGCCCTGGGGCTGGCTGATCCGCTACATGCATTCGACCGGCGCTTCGGCTTTCTTCATCGTCGTCTATCTGCACATGTTCCGTGGCCTGATCTACGGTTCCCATCGCGCGCCGCGTGAGCTGGTTTGGATCATCGGCATGCTGATCTTCCTCTGTCTGATGGCCGAGGCTTTCTTCGGCTATCTGCTGCCCTGGGGACAGATGTCCTTCTGGGGCGCCCAGGTGATCGTCAACCTGTTCTCGGCGATTCCCGTCATCGGCCCGGATTTCTCGGTCTGGCTGCGTGGTGACTTCGTTGTCGGCGATGCCACGCTGAATCGCTTCTTCGCCTTCCACGTCATCCTCGTGCCGCTGATCCTGCTGGCGTTGGTCGTAGCCCACCTGATTGCCCTGCATGAAGTCGGCTCGAACAACCCGGATGGTGTGGAGATCAAGAAAAAGAAGAACGACAAGGGCATTCCGCTGGATGGCATTCCTTTCCATCCCTACTACACGGTGAAGGACATCGTCGGCGTGGTGGTGTTCCTGATGGTCTTCGCCCTGGTGATCTTCTTCGCACCGGAAGGCGGCGGCTACTTCCTCGAATACAACAATTTCTTCCCGGCCGATCCCTTGAAGACGCCGCCGCACATCGCGCCGGTCTGGTACTTCACGCCCTTCTATTCGCTGCTGCGTGCGGTCACCTATCCGCTCTTCGGCATCGATGCGAAGTTCTGGGGCGTGGTGGCGATGGGCGGTGGCGTGGCGATCTTCATCCTCCTGCCCTGGCTGGATCGCAGTCCGGCGAAGTCGATCCGCTATCGCGGCCCGATTTTCAAGACACTGCTGACGATTTTCATCGTCGCCTTCTTCATCCTCGGCTTCCTGGGCACCAAGCCGCCGCAGTATGAGTTTTTTGGCGTGATTCCGGGGGCGCCGATTGCCCAGATTCTCAGCGCCTATTACTTCCTCTTCTTCCTGACGATGCCGATCTGGTCGCGTATCGACAAGTGCAAACCCGAACCGGAAAGGGTCACGGGAAAATGA